A stretch of the Archangium violaceum genome encodes the following:
- a CDS encoding (2Fe-2S)-binding protein has product MIVCLCHVVSDRTIRARISEGVRTVDDLGRACGAGTGCGGCKGQLAQLLKETRQEACARSAAREDCSGIPLPLVSAVL; this is encoded by the coding sequence ATGATCGTGTGCCTGTGCCATGTCGTGTCGGATCGGACCATTCGAGCCCGGATTTCCGAGGGAGTGCGGACCGTGGATGACCTGGGACGCGCGTGTGGAGCTGGAACCGGGTGTGGCGGGTGTAAGGGCCAGCTGGCGCAGCTGCTCAAGGAGACCCGGCAGGAGGCCTGTGCCAGGTCCGCTGCTCGTGAGGATTGTTCGGGCATCCCCCTCCCGTTAGTGTCCGCGGTTCTATGA
- the bfr gene encoding bacterioferritin, translating to MKGHPQVIDLLNDILTTELTAINEYFLHARIASNWGYERLGKKIYEESIGEMKHADRLVQRILFLDGLPNLQRLGKVNVGENIPEMLRLDLDLELGSQKRLNEGIEMCRSLADNGSRELLETILEDTEEHIDWLEAQLELMKQVGETNYLAQQIKKES from the coding sequence ATGAAAGGCCACCCCCAGGTCATCGACCTCCTCAACGACATCCTCACCACCGAGCTGACGGCGATCAACGAGTACTTCCTGCACGCGCGCATCGCGAGCAACTGGGGGTACGAGCGGCTCGGAAAGAAGATCTACGAAGAGTCGATTGGCGAGATGAAGCACGCCGACCGGCTCGTCCAACGCATCCTGTTCCTCGATGGCCTGCCCAACCTGCAGCGCCTGGGCAAGGTGAACGTGGGCGAGAACATCCCGGAGATGCTCCGCCTGGATCTGGACCTGGAGCTCGGCTCGCAGAAGCGCCTCAACGAGGGCATCGAGATGTGCCGCTCGTTGGCTGACAACGGCAGCCGCGAGCTGCTGGAGACGATCCTCGAGGATACCGAGGAGCACATCGACTGGCTCGAGGCCCAGCTCGAGCTGATGAAGCAGGTAGGCGAGACGAACTACCTCGCCCAGCAGATCAAGAAGGAGAGCTGA
- a CDS encoding MerR family transcriptional regulator — translation MRDLIRSGRFAQIARLTRKALRVYAEQGLLRPVHTDPLSGYHYYSFSQLEDARRITRLRDFNMSLEDIREALRAWHAPELSSLLQQQQRKLQAQQEDIQRVLSDLRAFIQTERSLYQVDTKKVLPQRCITRRARCVPEHSCAFIDATQPALLTALREAGAHPAGSGIVRYFESEGEDTWDVEVCQPFTIDGPLLLPEGFDVLTLPGGTAAYTVHGGECGGDFGLQGAYEAVWNWIREHGHETQGPPYEVYLFEQSNTDDTADYRTEVAWLIR, via the coding sequence ATGCGCGACCTGATTCGCAGTGGGCGTTTCGCCCAGATAGCCCGCCTGACCCGCAAGGCGCTGCGGGTGTACGCCGAGCAGGGGCTGCTCCGTCCGGTGCATACCGATCCCCTCTCGGGCTACCACTACTACAGCTTCAGCCAACTGGAAGACGCCCGCAGAATCACCCGGCTGAGGGACTTCAACATGTCTCTGGAGGACATCCGGGAAGCCCTGAGGGCATGGCATGCACCCGAGCTCTCCAGCCTGCTCCAGCAGCAGCAGCGAAAGCTGCAGGCCCAGCAGGAGGACATCCAGCGGGTCCTGAGCGACCTGCGGGCCTTCATACAGACCGAGCGGTCCCTGTATCAGGTGGACACCAAAAAAGTACTGCCCCAGCGCTGCATCACCCGGCGTGCCCGCTGCGTCCCCGAGCATTCCTGTGCCTTCATTGATGCCACACAGCCAGCGCTGCTCACGGCTCTCAGAGAGGCGGGAGCCCACCCGGCCGGGTCAGGAATCGTGCGGTACTTCGAGAGCGAGGGGGAGGACACCTGGGATGTGGAGGTCTGCCAGCCCTTTACGATCGATGGACCCCTGCTGCTTCCAGAAGGGTTCGATGTGCTGACCCTCCCGGGAGGAACGGCGGCCTACACGGTGCATGGGGGGGAGTGCGGCGGGGATTTCGGGCTGCAGGGAGCCTATGAAGCGGTCTGGAACTGGATCCGGGAACACGGCCACGAAACCCAGGGCCCCCCCTATGAGGTGTACCTGTTCGAACAGAGCAACACCGACGACACCGCCGATTACCGCACCGAGGTGGCCTGGCTGATCCGCTGA
- a CDS encoding aldo/keto reductase, with product MSKRKLGNTGIQVSALGLGGWTIGGPFRGGTDEWGYGPVDDRESIQAIQRAVDLGVTFFDTAANYGAGHSERILGKALGSHRSSVVIATKFGYRVLDDQKLVDGPEVHQEAIRRSCEASLRRLGTEYIDLFQFHVGDHPADQVDEVLDTLESLVAEGHIRAYGWSTDDPVRARAFTAGKHCAAIQHQLNIFEDNPEMLRLCEEMGMASINRGPLAMGLLTGKYARGARFDSTDIRGANVPWMKYFQNGQPNPEWLARLEQVKDILTSQGRTPAQGALAWLWAHSPVTLPIPGFRTVAQAEENARALEFGPLTPRQMQEIDRILGREDFRAPSSGSGVESARGGSAA from the coding sequence ATGTCTAAACGCAAGCTGGGAAACACAGGCATTCAGGTCAGCGCCCTCGGACTGGGCGGATGGACCATCGGAGGCCCCTTCCGGGGCGGCACCGACGAATGGGGTTACGGACCGGTGGACGACCGGGAATCCATCCAGGCGATCCAGAGGGCGGTCGACCTGGGCGTGACCTTCTTCGACACCGCTGCCAATTATGGGGCTGGACACAGTGAGAGGATTCTAGGAAAGGCCCTCGGCAGTCACAGGTCCAGCGTGGTGATCGCCACGAAGTTCGGCTACCGGGTGCTGGACGACCAGAAGCTGGTAGACGGTCCGGAGGTCCATCAGGAAGCCATCCGCCGCTCCTGCGAGGCCAGCCTGCGCAGGTTGGGTACGGAATACATCGACCTGTTCCAGTTCCATGTGGGCGACCATCCCGCGGATCAGGTGGATGAGGTGCTGGACACCCTGGAATCCCTGGTGGCGGAGGGCCACATCCGCGCCTATGGATGGAGCACCGATGATCCGGTGCGGGCCAGGGCTTTCACCGCCGGAAAGCACTGTGCGGCCATCCAGCACCAGCTCAACATCTTCGAGGACAATCCTGAAATGCTCAGGCTCTGCGAGGAGATGGGCATGGCCAGCATCAACCGGGGTCCTCTGGCAATGGGCCTGCTGACCGGAAAATACGCCAGGGGTGCACGCTTCGACTCCACCGACATTCGCGGTGCCAACGTACCATGGATGAAGTACTTCCAGAACGGTCAGCCCAATCCTGAATGGCTTGCCCGCCTGGAGCAGGTGAAGGACATCCTCACCTCCCAGGGCCGGACCCCTGCCCAGGGCGCACTGGCCTGGCTGTGGGCACACAGCCCGGTGACCCTGCCGATTCCGGGATTCCGCACGGTGGCGCAGGCGGAGGAAAATGCCCGCGCTCTGGAATTCGGACCACTGACCCCGCGGCAGATGCAGGAGATCGACCGGATCCTCGGACGAGAGGATTTCAGGGCTCCCTCGAGCGGGAGCGGAGTTGAATCCGCAAGAGGCGGGTCCGCCGCCTGA
- a CDS encoding malectin domain-containing carbohydrate-binding protein yields MKVVYQFLISLLFSVGVTGCLSPEEPSGQTDAALSETAAAVTDGASVELAVLPPHDVYAVNAGGDAVGGFTADDYFTQGDVFSNVSQPVNTTGVWLAGPPEIYSDARQGSEFGYSFTGLNPRGVYAVVLHFAELYFSTPGQRRFNVSLNGTVYTDIDVVSLAGGPFRATTLLYSVSADANGTINVDFSRGSKDQPMVNGIEVRVRE; encoded by the coding sequence ATGAAGGTTGTATATCAATTTCTCATCTCGCTGTTGTTCTCGGTCGGTGTTACTGGCTGCCTCTCGCCAGAGGAGCCGAGCGGTCAGACAGACGCCGCACTCTCGGAGACCGCGGCGGCTGTGACCGACGGCGCCAGCGTGGAGCTCGCAGTGCTGCCGCCGCATGATGTCTACGCGGTGAACGCTGGCGGTGACGCGGTGGGTGGCTTCACCGCAGATGACTACTTCACGCAAGGCGACGTGTTCTCGAACGTCTCACAGCCCGTGAACACCACGGGTGTGTGGCTCGCGGGGCCGCCCGAGATCTACTCGGATGCGCGCCAGGGTAGTGAGTTTGGCTACTCGTTCACGGGGCTGAATCCGCGGGGCGTTTACGCCGTGGTTCTCCACTTCGCGGAGCTGTACTTCTCGACGCCGGGTCAGCGCCGGTTCAATGTGTCCCTCAATGGTACGGTGTATACCGACATCGATGTCGTTTCTCTCGCGGGCGGCCCGTTCAGGGCAACGACTCTGCTGTACTCCGTGAGTGCGGACGCCAACGGCACCATCAACGTGGACTTTTCGCGCGGATCGAAGGATCAGCCGATGGTGAACGGCATCGAGGTGCGCGTCCGCGAGTGA
- a CDS encoding AraC family transcriptional regulator, which translates to MNTPLIPRELANQSEGPEIIAARRKSEPDRETQWHRHARAQLFATLSGLMTVRTNAGRWVMPPGRAVWIPPDCRHAVRFHGVIDGWAVYVTPRACGSLPDTPRVVAISGLLREAICRAATWSPKSAPLDARQARIARVILDELSEAIEEPLHLPMPRSPGLAKIAHAIASNPADRRTLDDWARFGNMTKRTLTRRFFAETGMTVAEWRTRARLLVALERLVAGEAVTSIALDLGYESVSAFIAMFRRTFSTTPKKFLMADSP; encoded by the coding sequence ATGAACACACCGCTCATACCCAGGGAGCTCGCCAATCAGTCCGAGGGACCCGAGATCATCGCCGCACGCCGCAAGAGCGAGCCGGACCGCGAGACGCAATGGCATCGGCACGCACGCGCCCAGCTCTTCGCCACCCTCTCCGGTTTGATGACGGTGCGCACGAACGCGGGCCGGTGGGTGATGCCACCGGGCCGGGCGGTATGGATTCCACCGGACTGCCGTCATGCCGTCCGATTCCATGGAGTCATCGACGGATGGGCCGTGTACGTGACACCTCGCGCGTGCGGCTCGCTCCCCGACACGCCTCGCGTCGTCGCCATCTCGGGCCTTCTGCGTGAGGCGATCTGCCGCGCGGCGACCTGGTCTCCGAAAAGCGCTCCGCTCGATGCACGGCAGGCACGGATCGCCCGTGTGATTCTCGACGAGCTCTCCGAGGCCATCGAGGAACCGCTCCACCTGCCGATGCCTCGCAGCCCGGGACTCGCGAAGATCGCTCACGCCATCGCGAGCAATCCGGCGGACCGCCGGACCCTGGACGACTGGGCCCGCTTCGGGAACATGACGAAGCGAACGCTGACGAGGCGATTCTTCGCCGAAACGGGAATGACCGTGGCCGAATGGCGAACGCGCGCCCGGCTCCTCGTGGCACTCGAGCGCCTGGTGGCGGGAGAGGCCGTCACCTCCATTGCCCTGGATCTGGGCTACGAGAGCGTCAGCGCCTTCATCGCCATGTTCCGTCGAACGTTCTCGACAACGCCAAAGAAGTTCCTGATGGCCGACAGCCCGTGA
- a CDS encoding TfuA-like protein has protein sequence MSVYVFTGPTLPAEEARAELDAVYLPPAAQGDVYRAALEKPRAIGIIDGYFERMPSIWHKEILWAMSQGIPVFGASSMGALRAAELAAFGMVGVGNIFEAFHRGELEDDDEVAVVHAPAEDGFRPLSEAMVNIRATLRAAEAQGLIGPPLREMLERMAKGLFYPDRVWPGLLARAAGAGGSREELDALRAWLPRGRVEQKKRDALALLRAMRAHLEAPPEPPRVRYTFERTDAWVALENRTERQPLGGSGTADPGSMESLLDELRLSGRLTPAQEGALGRALALELTRRMGRAVPPEVLRQTAEDFRRERGLLEVAELQHWLETQRVAAPEPFFQDEARVRWVRTMFASDVARCLADHLRATGELGPLLARAEDKQRVLVARGLEEPGLTEAGLTEEALWRWYFEEHLRTPVPSELARHARSAGFESMALLRRAALREYVYARECVPAASASASASARDAGPASVDSASEEGERPRRVGA, from the coding sequence ATGAGTGTGTATGTCTTCACTGGGCCCACGCTTCCGGCGGAGGAGGCCCGCGCCGAGCTGGACGCCGTCTATCTCCCGCCCGCCGCTCAGGGAGACGTGTACCGCGCCGCGCTGGAGAAGCCCCGGGCCATCGGCATCATCGACGGGTACTTCGAGCGCATGCCCTCCATCTGGCACAAGGAGATCCTCTGGGCCATGTCCCAGGGCATCCCCGTCTTCGGCGCCTCCAGCATGGGCGCGCTGCGGGCCGCGGAGCTGGCGGCGTTCGGCATGGTGGGTGTGGGCAATATCTTCGAGGCCTTCCACCGGGGCGAGCTGGAGGACGATGACGAGGTGGCGGTGGTGCACGCGCCGGCCGAGGACGGCTTCCGTCCGCTCTCCGAGGCGATGGTCAACATCCGCGCCACGCTGAGGGCCGCCGAGGCACAGGGGCTCATCGGACCCCCGCTGCGCGAGATGCTGGAGCGGATGGCCAAGGGGCTGTTCTATCCGGACCGCGTCTGGCCGGGCCTGCTCGCGCGGGCGGCCGGGGCGGGGGGCTCGCGGGAGGAGCTGGACGCGCTGCGAGCCTGGCTGCCGCGGGGGAGGGTGGAGCAGAAGAAGCGGGACGCGCTCGCGCTGCTGCGGGCGATGCGGGCGCACCTGGAGGCTCCGCCGGAGCCCCCGCGCGTGCGGTACACCTTCGAGCGGACGGATGCCTGGGTGGCGTTGGAGAATCGCACGGAGCGGCAGCCGCTCGGAGGGAGCGGGACGGCGGACCCGGGCTCGATGGAGTCCCTGTTGGACGAGCTGCGGCTCTCGGGGCGCCTCACGCCCGCGCAGGAGGGAGCGCTGGGCCGTGCGCTGGCGCTGGAGCTGACCCGGAGGATGGGGCGTGCCGTCCCGCCGGAGGTGCTGCGGCAGACGGCCGAGGACTTCCGGCGTGAACGGGGCCTCCTCGAGGTGGCCGAGCTCCAGCACTGGCTCGAGACGCAGCGGGTGGCGGCGCCCGAGCCCTTCTTCCAGGACGAGGCCCGGGTGCGGTGGGTGCGGACGATGTTCGCCTCGGACGTGGCGCGGTGCCTCGCGGACCACCTGCGCGCGACGGGGGAGCTGGGCCCACTGCTGGCGCGCGCGGAGGACAAGCAGCGGGTGCTGGTGGCACGAGGCCTGGAGGAGCCGGGGCTGACCGAGGCCGGACTCACCGAGGAAGCGCTGTGGCGCTGGTACTTCGAGGAGCACCTGCGCACTCCCGTCCCCTCGGAGCTCGCCCGGCACGCGCGCTCCGCTGGCTTCGAGAGCATGGCCCTGCTGCGGCGCGCGGCACTGCGCGAGTACGTCTACGCCCGCGAGTGCGTGCCCGCTGCTTCCGCGTCCGCATCCGCGTCCGCGCGGGACGCGGGCCCCGCCTCCGTGGACAGTGCCTCCGAGGAAGGGGAGCGGCCGCGGCGGGTTGGCGCATGA
- a CDS encoding YcaO-like family protein, whose product MNPATRAPRAAAVKRFHAGTHRIIPPEETLERLRPLLPAMGITRIANVTGLDTLGIPVVMVCRPNSRSLSVSQGKGLDLAAAKASGIMESVELFHAERVAAPLLLGGLRELRGSRPLIDLDGLPRLSVSGFHDALQMLWCEGFDLVGGGRLWLPFELVHMNYTVPLPPGSGSFLMSSRGLASGNHPLEAVSHGLCELVEHDAATLWRRRDEVARARTRLELGTVDDAGCRELLERYARAGVEVAVWESTSDIGLASFICTIDEREPDPARPIPPMTGMGCHPAREVALMRALTEAAQSRLTFIAGSRDDVLHGAYASGRDSDALRHWRERTRGERPTRHFHEAPTHRAETFEEDVDWELKRLVAAGLTQVVAVDLSRPEFRVAVSRVVIPGLEPLDDTPGYIPGPRVRRMRECGA is encoded by the coding sequence ATGAATCCAGCCACCCGCGCTCCACGGGCAGCGGCCGTCAAACGGTTCCATGCCGGGACGCACCGGATCATCCCGCCCGAGGAGACGCTGGAGCGTCTGCGCCCGCTGCTGCCAGCCATGGGCATCACCCGCATCGCCAACGTCACCGGGCTGGACACGCTCGGCATCCCGGTGGTGATGGTGTGCCGGCCCAACTCGCGCTCCCTCTCCGTCTCCCAGGGGAAGGGGCTGGACCTGGCCGCCGCGAAGGCCTCCGGCATCATGGAGTCGGTGGAGCTCTTCCACGCCGAGCGCGTCGCGGCGCCGCTGCTGCTCGGCGGCCTCCGCGAGCTGAGGGGCTCCCGGCCGCTCATCGACCTGGACGGGCTTCCCCGGCTGTCGGTGAGTGGCTTCCACGACGCGCTGCAGATGCTGTGGTGCGAGGGCTTCGACCTGGTGGGCGGAGGGCGGCTGTGGCTGCCATTCGAGCTGGTGCACATGAACTACACCGTCCCGCTGCCCCCGGGCAGCGGCTCGTTCCTCATGAGCTCTCGAGGGCTGGCCTCCGGCAACCACCCGCTGGAGGCGGTGAGCCACGGGCTGTGTGAGCTGGTGGAGCACGACGCCGCCACCCTGTGGCGTCGTCGGGACGAGGTGGCGCGGGCGCGCACCCGGTTGGAGCTGGGCACGGTGGACGACGCGGGCTGCCGGGAGCTGCTGGAGCGGTACGCGCGCGCGGGTGTCGAGGTGGCTGTCTGGGAATCGACCTCGGACATTGGTCTCGCCAGCTTCATCTGCACCATCGACGAGCGTGAGCCTGACCCGGCGCGCCCCATTCCCCCCATGACCGGCATGGGCTGCCACCCGGCGCGCGAGGTGGCGCTGATGCGGGCGCTGACGGAGGCCGCCCAGAGCCGCCTCACCTTCATCGCCGGCTCGCGGGACGACGTGCTGCACGGGGCCTATGCGAGCGGGAGGGACTCGGACGCCCTTCGCCACTGGCGCGAGCGGACGCGGGGGGAGCGGCCCACGCGCCACTTCCACGAGGCTCCCACCCATCGCGCGGAGACGTTCGAGGAGGATGTGGATTGGGAGTTGAAGCGGCTCGTGGCCGCGGGGCTGACGCAGGTGGTGGCGGTGGACCTCTCCCGGCCCGAGTTCCGCGTCGCGGTCTCCCGGGTGGTCATCCCCGGGCTGGAGCCGCTCGATGACACGCCGGGGTACATTCCGGGCCCGCGCGTCCGGCGGATGAGGGAGTGTGGCGCATGA
- a CDS encoding ISAs1 family transposase, whose amino-acid sequence MSGKKNRGGRTGGPSTPQAGNGKGKKDEQETPSRVQRMMASLGLTFKEVKDPRARRGQRHPLAAMLMLLVQALAVGRRVLRHAEALGEDMLREGTAPEGLKRPVSDTTLDRLLGKLEPEGLEQEVHQMVHRGLEVGLIRHELFARGVVSIDGKAGESTPGQPPCEPSHTTKDEQGREYWYPYALRASLTSSAAQPVLDQKLLEGKQGEATAFPELFKRVVEKFGRHFEYVTVDAGMTSAANARVVREAGKHYLMALKENFHRLHDKAWVALAVAPVKVRTRERTSGEWVERELRVVDKPPEEDFPGAQQWVWVRQTRTRDGELPKVETRLFLTSIPTGQLSPERMLTLVRRHWGIENGPNWTADVVLEEDSASPSLRGNAPLVLSWLRLLAYNLLALVRTHLPTRDKRPQSFARTMEVLYQGLLGLAVLPESLATLA is encoded by the coding sequence ATGAGTGGGAAGAAAAACCGGGGCGGGAGGACTGGCGGGCCCTCCACCCCCCAAGCGGGAAACGGGAAGGGGAAGAAGGACGAGCAGGAAACCCCCTCCCGCGTGCAGAGGATGATGGCGAGCCTGGGGCTGACATTCAAGGAGGTAAAGGACCCCCGGGCCCGCCGGGGACAGAGGCACCCGCTGGCGGCGATGTTGATGCTGCTGGTGCAGGCGCTGGCGGTGGGGCGGCGGGTGTTGAGGCATGCCGAGGCGCTGGGGGAGGACATGCTGCGCGAAGGCACGGCGCCCGAGGGGCTGAAGCGGCCGGTGTCCGACACGACGTTGGATAGGCTGCTGGGGAAGTTGGAGCCAGAGGGGTTGGAGCAGGAGGTGCACCAGATGGTGCACCGAGGCCTGGAAGTGGGGCTGATACGCCATGAGCTCTTCGCCCGGGGCGTCGTCAGCATTGACGGGAAGGCAGGGGAGAGCACGCCGGGGCAGCCGCCGTGCGAGCCGAGCCACACGACGAAGGATGAGCAGGGGCGGGAGTACTGGTACCCGTACGCGCTGCGCGCCAGTCTCACCAGCAGCGCGGCCCAGCCGGTGCTCGACCAGAAGTTGCTGGAAGGCAAGCAGGGAGAGGCGACGGCGTTCCCGGAGTTGTTCAAACGGGTGGTGGAGAAGTTCGGGCGGCATTTCGAGTACGTGACAGTGGACGCGGGAATGACGAGCGCGGCCAATGCGCGGGTGGTGAGGGAGGCGGGCAAGCACTACCTGATGGCGCTCAAGGAGAACTTCCACCGGCTACATGACAAGGCGTGGGTGGCGCTGGCGGTGGCGCCAGTGAAGGTGCGCACGCGCGAGCGGACGAGCGGGGAGTGGGTGGAGAGGGAGTTGAGGGTGGTGGACAAGCCGCCAGAGGAGGACTTTCCCGGCGCCCAGCAATGGGTATGGGTGAGGCAGACGCGAACCAGAGACGGCGAGCTGCCGAAGGTGGAGACGCGGCTGTTCCTCACCTCCATTCCCACAGGGCAACTGTCCCCGGAGCGGATGCTGACGTTGGTACGCCGGCACTGGGGGATTGAGAACGGGCCCAACTGGACAGCGGACGTGGTGCTGGAGGAGGACAGCGCCTCGCCCAGCCTGCGAGGCAATGCACCCCTGGTACTCAGCTGGCTGCGTTTGCTGGCCTACAACCTGCTGGCCCTGGTGCGCACGCACCTGCCGACTCGCGACAAACGGCCCCAAAGCTTCGCACGCACCATGGAGGTGCTCTACCAGGGCCTGTTGGGTCTGGCCGTGCTGCCCGAGAGTCTGGCCACACTTGCCTGA